Below is a genomic region from Jiangella gansuensis DSM 44835.
GCTTCGTCAGCGGGATCACCCAGGGCGCCATCAAGGCTGACCCGCCCCATGATCATCAAGGGTTGACCTGCCATAATCGGGTCAACCCTTGATGATCAACGGGATTCGGGCATGCTGGAGGCCATGACGACGCACGTCGACGGCCGCCTCGCCCGCGGCGCCCAGCGGCGCGGCGAGATCATCGAGAGCACGCTGCGCGAGATCGAGGAGCGTGGCGTCGCCGGCGTGACCCACCGCACCGTCGCGGCCCGCGCCGGCGTCCGCCCGTCACTGGTGGTCTACCACTTCGCCACCCTCGACGACCTCCTGGTCGCCGCACTGGAGTCCGCGGCCGGGCAGTACCGCGCGCAGTACACGTCGCTGGTCGCGGACGGCACGCCGCCGCTGGAGGCCGTCGCCGCGATCCTCGCCGACGCGCGCGGCCCGGGTCGGGCGCGTGCCCTGGCCGAGCGGGAGCTGATCCTCATGGCGGCCCGGCGTCCGGCGCTGCGGCCCCTCACCACGCACTGGTCGGACCTGGTGGCGGAGGCCGCCGCGGGTCACACCACCGACCCGGAGACCGTCCAGGTGCTGATCGCCGTCGCTGACGGCATCTGCACCCGGATCCTGCTGGCCGACGAGCCCCTCGACCAGGCGGCCGTGCACGCCCTGCTGCTGCGGGTCCTCGACCGCTCGTGACGGTTCGGGTCAGGGCCCGAGGAGAGCCGCGGGCACGACGGCGACGCCGTCGGGGCGCCGATAGGCGTAGCGCCCAGTGGTGATGACGACTGCATCGGCGAGGACGTCGCCGACGCGGTCGCCCAGCCACCTGAGGTGCACGGTGTCGGCGTCGTCCACGGTGCGCGCGAGCTTGACCTCGATGGCCACGATGCGACCGTCGTCGCCCACCACGACGAAGTCGACCTCGTGGTTGCCGTTGCGTTCGCGCAGGTGATACACGCTGGCCTCGGCAGCCTGTGCATAGACGCGAAGGCTCAATGCCGACAGCGATTCGAACAGGGGACCGGTCAGGTTCGAACGCCGTGGGCCACGGGTGTGTGACGCGCCCAGCAGAGTGTCGGAGTCGACCTTCAGCAGTCGGCGGCGAGGGCTGGATCGGCGAGGTGGTGCTTGGGGGACTGTGCCAGCCGGCCGAGCGGATTGTCGGCCGGTGACCAGCCAGGGATCGGGTCGAGCAGCCAGAGCTGGGCGAGGACGTCCCGGTACGTCATTGTCGTGGTATTGGCCGGCTTGCCGGATTCACCAGGCGTGGCCGCGTCCAGGATGGCGTTGTACGACGTCATGCTCGATGTGGCGGCCGCATATGCCTCCAGCCACGAGCGCAACGTCCCAGGCTTGCGCACTCGGTGGCCCTGGTCGCGGAAGTCCCGCGCGACCACCCGGGCGAGGTACCCGTCCAGCTGCGCGCGCCTGGCTTGAGGCAGCAGGCGGCGGATGGCGGAAACCCCGAGTTCACGATCTCGTCGACGTAAACCGGCAGGTCCACCGACGTCTCACCCTCGATCGGATCCCACTGGCCGTTGAGGAGGTCGCGCAAGCTGATCGCTGGGACATCGAGGTCGCGCTCGACCAGGCTCATCGGTCGCCTGCGGAGCTGGACGATCCGTCCGGCCCCGGAATGAACCGACGCGTCGACGGGCGCCGCGCTGCCGGTCAGGATGAATCGTCCCGGACCGCCGGCCCCGGTCGACGTTACGGCGTACGGCGTCCCAGACGCCGGGATGGCGTTGCCTCTCGTCCAGGAGGATGGTGCCGGACCAGCGGCTCAGCCAGTTCGGGTCGGCTTCGAGAAGCTGACGCTGCTCCGCGACGTCCAGCTCGATGGCGATGTCAGCCCGCCGAAGCGCGGTGGCGGTTTTACCCACGCCCTTGGGTCCTTCGATGGCGAGGGGAACGCTACCGTTCGCACAGCTCCTAAGCTACCGTTAGCACAACGTCCAGGCTGCCGTTGGCATGTGTCACGGGCTGGGCGTTTGACGGTTCAGGGTGCGCTCATGCGCCTGGCCAGTTCGACGACGGCGGCACGTTGCGCCGTACGCCCGAGGCCGTCGGCGCCGACGGTCATGCGGACCACGTGCGGTGCGACGAACCACCAGTCGACCAGGGCCATGATGCCGTAGAGCAGCTGCCCGGCGGAGACGGCCCGGGTCACCAGGCCGCGCTTCTGGGCGTCGGCGATGGCCGCGACCTTCTCGTTCTGCAGTGCCGTGCGCTTGGCCGCCGCGACCGCTTCGCCGCCGGTGGCCAGCCCTTCCCAGTGCAGCAGCCGCAGGAAGTGTGGATGGTCCGTGTGGTGGTCGAACAGGCGGCCTGCGTATTCGCCGAGGTCGCCGGCCTGATCCGGGGTGAGCGGAACGGCTGCCGCCAGTCGCTGGAGTTCCTGCTCGAGCACCGCGCGGTACAACCCGTCCTTGTCGCCGAAATATTGGTAGATGCGTTCCTTGTTCACTTCAGCGGAGCGAGCGATCCGGTCGACCCGGGCGCCCGCCGGGCCGTGCTCGGCGAACTCCTCGACGGCGGCGTCGAGCAGGCGGCGGCGGGTGGCCTCGGTGTCCCAGGGCATGGGCCTACGGTAGCAATCTCCAACCAGATAGTTGCTTTTTCGGCTGCGGCGAGTAAAACTCCAACTATGCAGTTGGAAACCTCGTCGACGTCTCCGTCGGCCACTCCCTCGGCGGCCGCACCCGCGCCGTCCGTGCCACCGCCGTCCGTCCACCGCCGTGCCCTGATCATCTGGCTGTCCATCTACCCGCTG
It encodes:
- a CDS encoding TetR/AcrR family transcriptional regulator gives rise to the protein MTTHVDGRLARGAQRRGEIIESTLREIEERGVAGVTHRTVAARAGVRPSLVVYHFATLDDLLVAALESAAGQYRAQYTSLVADGTPPLEAVAAILADARGPGRARALAERELILMAARRPALRPLTTHWSDLVAEAAAGHTTDPETVQVLIAVADGICTRILLADEPLDQAAVHALLLRVLDRS
- a CDS encoding DUF4143 domain-containing protein gives rise to the protein MAARPDPWLVTGRQSARPAGTVPQAPPRRSSPRRRLLKVDSDTLLGASHTRGPRRSNLTGPLFESLSALSLRVYAQAAEASVYHLRERNGNHEVDFVVVGDDGRIVAIEVKLARTVDDADTVHLRWLGDRVGDVLADAVVITTGRYAYRRPDGVAVVPAALLGP
- a CDS encoding DUF4143 domain-containing protein, giving the protein MVARDFRDQGHRVRKPGTLRSWLEAYAAATSSMTSYNAILDAATPGESGKPANTTTMTYRDVLAQLWLLDPIPGWSPADNPLGRLAQSPKHHLADPALAADC
- a CDS encoding TetR family transcriptional regulator; the encoded protein is MPWDTEATRRRLLDAAVEEFAEHGPAGARVDRIARSAEVNKERIYQYFGDKDGLYRAVLEQELQRLAAAVPLTPDQAGDLGEYAGRLFDHHTDHPHFLRLLHWEGLATGGEAVAAAKRTALQNEKVAAIADAQKRGLVTRAVSAGQLLYGIMALVDWWFVAPHVVRMTVGADGLGRTAQRAAVVELARRMSAP